The segment TCGCGGGGACGTGCCTTGCGTACGTGAAGAAGGACCGCATCATCGGCGGGTCGCGCATCGCGCCCGGGGACGTCGTTGTGGGCGTCGCGTCGAGCGGCATCCACTCGAACGGCCTCACCCTCGCGCGCCGCGCGATCGCCGATGCCGGAATCGCGCTCTCGGACAAGGCGCCCGGCGGCGGGACGGTCGGGGAAGCCCTCCTCGAGCCGACCGCCATATACGTACGCGCCGTGCTCGAGATGCTCGAGGCGGTTCCCGACGTGCACGGCATCGCGCACATCACGGGCTCGGGGCTCCTGAACATCCCCCGCCTGCGCAAGGACGTCCGCTACGTGATCGACCGCCCGCTCGACGTGCCGCCGATCTTCGATCTCGTCGCGGAGGCGGGACGCGTCGAGGCCAACGAGATGCACCGCACGTTCAACATGGGCATGGGGCTCGCCGTCGTGCTGCCGGAGGCGGGCGCCGCGAAGGCCGTCGAGGCCCTCTCCCGGCACCACAAGGCCGCGGTCGTCGGCCGCGTCGAGGCGGGCACCGGCACGGCCGTGCCGTCGCGCGGCGTGGAGCTTCGGGGCGCCAAGGCGTCGTTC is part of the Candidatus Thermoplasmatota archaeon genome and harbors:
- the purM gene encoding phosphoribosylformylglycinamidine cyclo-ligase — encoded protein: MPSEPSKPLTYASAGVDIVAKDEAAKRISGLLSFARQGVGRPLGGSGHFAGMVEFGEYALVLATDGVGTKLEVANALRKWDTVGIDCIAMNVNDVVCVGAEPLAFVDYLAVEKADPDLAAEIAKGLNEGARRANVSIVGGETAVLPSLVKGFDLAGTCLAYVKKDRIIGGSRIAPGDVVVGVASSGIHSNGLTLARRAIADAGIALSDKAPGGGTVGEALLEPTAIYVRAVLEMLEAVPDVHGIAHITGSGLLNIPRLRKDVRYVIDRPLDVPPIFDLVAEAGRVEANEMHRTFNMGMGLAVVLPEAGAAKAVEALSRHHKAAVVGRVEAGTGTAVPSRGVELRGAKASF